AACATGAAAACAGAGCTTCATTTTCCAATTTTGGAACTTCTGTAGATATTGCAGCTCCTGGTGGTGCCGATAATCCAGTGAGAGCAAATGACAACTTTGCTTTTAATGATAATCTTGCAGCTGGCGCAGGTTATCTTCGTGGGCTTAGAGACAACTCATTAATTATCGACAATATCTTATCGTTAAATTCAAGTACTCAGACAAGATACAGACACCTTGTCTTTAATCTCACTAGCGGAGAAACTAATTCTGTATTTAATAATACAAGAAACTTCGTTCCTAGTGCAAGTGATGAAGAACTAGACCTCAGCATTGATCAGTTTTTTGATAGACCAAATACCAGTAATCAATATAAAAGTATCGGTGGCACCTCAATGGCAGCCCCGCATGTAGCTGGAGCTGCTGCACTCATGCTTGCAGCAAACCCCGAGCTAAGTCCAGCAGAAGTCAGAAATATATTAGTAGAGGAAGCAGATCCTATAGGTACAGACCGGGCAATTGGACCAAGACTCAACGTCGCAAGAGCAGTCCAACGAGTAGTCGATGAACTTGAACAAGCAGCTAATCCAGTTACACAACCAAGCCTTCAAATCCCTACCAATAATACTAATTTCATTATGACTAAAAGCCCTGAATTTGTTTGGTCAGGAGGCAATATCGATCCTGCTAATGGAGGCTCATATAAATTATTTATTGATGGTTTAGTTAAGTATCAAGGTACTGCAACTAGGTTCCAGTCAACTGAAGTATTGAACAATAGAAACCACATCTGGAGTGTAGGAGCTTGTAATAGCCTTAATAATTGTAAATTCTCTGATCTTGGATCATTTATAATTAGCAGCTTTGATAGAATGCCGGAAATCATATCTCCAGACAGCAGCAGTCCAATAATAACTGGTGATATAGACTTTGAATGGTCTAACCTAGGAACGGGAATCACGTACAATTATCAAGTTCTTGAACGTGATGAAAATACAGGACCGCAAGCCCCTCTAGCAACAGGTAACACAGAAAATACGAGTCTTGTGATAAATCTCAGTCCTGCTAATTATCAGTTTAAAGTTCAAGCTTGTATCAATGACGAATGCGGAGACTTCCGTACTCGTGATTTTACAGTTGAGCCAGAGCCCGAACCAGAACCAGAACCACCAATAGAAACCACTATGGACAAAAGGGCTCTTACTGACTCTTTGAGAACAAAAATGGCTCACTTAAGAAAGTTTAAATCAAGAGATGCCTACCGAAACTATATCACCGACAATGGTATAAGAAAGATCAAAGCTACCTTTACAGGAGGATACAATGCTTCCCTAAATCGGTTTAAAATCCTGCATCTCTTAGTAAATGAAAATAAGCCCGAACATGTTGAAGCTATTACTGACTATATGCAAATAATCATTCAAAGATTATTGCCTGTAAGTGAGTTTATCACTGACAATCACAGAGAATCTAGGCGTTTTGCTTTCAAGCCAGAGAATGGTTTAGTTCCAGGTAAACCAGGCCCAACTGAATTTATTACTTTTATTGAAATGCTCAATAAACTAAAAAGAATAGCAAATAGTTTTATTCTTGATGAAGATCTCAAAACAGAATATATAGCCTTCTTAGAATCATTTAAATCTAAAGCCCTGCCTCCAAACCCATTTGCAATGGTGGATTACATTGACAATGATAGAAACAGCTTAAAGACTGAAATAAACCAAATATCAGCAAGTAATGACTCTACAGCAAGCTCTACAACTGAACCTGTCTTAAGTAGCCAAAGCATTGAAGAACTTAAAGCCTTGGTCACAGAACACTTGAGCTTATCAAAACGACTTGGCATCAATCCTGCCGTAGCTATAGTTCTAAGCAAAGCAAATATTCAAGATTATATATTCGATGAAAATCTATTCAAAACCAAGCTTGCTACTGCAACAATTGAATATAACAATGCAAATAGATACTACCAAGAACTCAAGAATAGATCAGGTTATGATGATAGCGCCTTAGACATCTCATTTGATTTTGTAAAAGACTGGGCTATAAATAAGCCCTATCAAAGCTCTTCTGATATCGAGGCAGAAGTAACGAGTGCAAGTTCAACTGCTTGCTTCACAAATCCTAGTGGCCAGAATGTCAGCCAAACTGTGCTAATCAACGGCACAGACAGAATCAATCTTGATTTTGAAATGGCTTGTCAAGAATCTGGAACAATTCCACTGCTTGACTTAGATGGGGATGGAAATGATGAGATAGTAATTAGCAATCTTGCTGCTGGATCCAATAATCTCAGAGCCAATGTCATTAGCTTAGATGGAACTGTCATAAATTCTTGGGATATAAGTTCCGTAAATGATCAAGTGGATCCTGAGCAATTTGGTATCAATGCTGTTGATATCAATGAAGATGATCAACTTGACATCGTAAGTTATTTCTATAATGAAAAAGCAGACGGAATATACTTAGAGAGTCGAGGATTCAACCCTGATGGGACTCCTATTGAGGGCTCTAATGATTCTATCTTAGTAGAAACAATCAATCATATTGATCCACCAAGACCGGGTCCTCCTGATCCAGTCCCTGAGATTCCTGGCTTTCTGCCTCCACCTATTTTAGAGCCGAGTTTGGATCCTAGTAATCCTGATCCTAGTAATCCTGGTCCTATAGTAGTTCCAATACCAAGAGCCAAACCCGGTCAGCCACAAGCTCCCAAAGTCAAACCTGGACCAAGAAAAATCAGTCCAGTAATTAACAACCCAACGAAAGAAGACAAGGAAACAATTAAAGACCTACTAGATGATCGCAAGAATAATTCTGGACCAAGCGCTGCAGAAGCTGGAACTAATCAGCAAATCATCAAAGATATCCTTGATGTTGTAGATGAAGACAATAATGGTGTATTAGAAAAAGCCAATCTACTGGATAGCTATCTGAAAACACAAGTAGCAAAAAACAGCCAAGATCTAAGATATGACTTTAATCAAGATGGAGTCGTCGACAAGCTAGATAGTACTATCATGCGAAGTATCTATGCTCAATATGTAGATGGCATAAGAGGCGATTTCAAGTTGGTCAAGTAGAACTTACGCGTTCACCAATGTTTTTTTGACAGCCAATTTCTTAAACTCATTAACTATATACTCACCTGTAAACGGCTCACCGTCCCATCTGTTGATGTGTTCAGTTACTTCAAAAGCCGTCTCAGCAAGAACATGTTTGCAAAGAGAGTTGCACATGTTGGCTTCCACTGAAATAATTCTCTTGCATTTTCTCA
This sequence is a window from Cyanobacteriota bacterium. Protein-coding genes within it:
- a CDS encoding S8 family serine peptidase — its product is MVTFKKESDLNNDNKAKVISANSKANQSKKHKQLLESLVGANDLVAINQLSTDDNHAQSFLKGRNKAKLSKKQLKRLAVLKKIDESADSRTFTLKTKNNCKKLKKLMKKIRKNKEVLTISPVAQYKLQSSDPFFESTGADWAFNYDELWGFKQIDAEAAWDNTRGAGITVAVIDSGLDINHPDINDNVGLRQNLTNNSNDVTDFSGHGTHVAGTIAAEADNDEGIAGVAPEATIMTLKVQTDAQAGSPALSGAAILNAITFAIENDADIINASLGGTISIPGNPLTYDQLIGFKNIYDGYIDDGDSEVTARNRFKANIAGGNDIITDAAIAEFRSIDRWQAAVEAGITVVVAAGNNDKDANTEIPAAIPEMITVGASTEHENRASFSNFGTSVDIAAPGGADNPVRANDNFAFNDNLAAGAGYLRGLRDNSLIIDNILSLNSSTQTRYRHLVFNLTSGETNSVFNNTRNFVPSASDEELDLSIDQFFDRPNTSNQYKSIGGTSMAAPHVAGAAALMLAANPELSPAEVRNILVEEADPIGTDRAIGPRLNVARAVQRVVDELEQAANPVTQPSLQIPTNNTNFIMTKSPEFVWSGGNIDPANGGSYKLFIDGLVKYQGTATRFQSTEVLNNRNHIWSVGACNSLNNCKFSDLGSFIISSFDRMPEIISPDSSSPIITGDIDFEWSNLGTGITYNYQVLERDENTGPQAPLATGNTENTSLVINLSPANYQFKVQACINDECGDFRTRDFTVEPEPEPEPEPPIETTMDKRALTDSLRTKMAHLRKFKSRDAYRNYITDNGIRKIKATFTGGYNASLNRFKILHLLVNENKPEHVEAITDYMQIIIQRLLPVSEFITDNHRESRRFAFKPENGLVPGKPGPTEFITFIEMLNKLKRIANSFILDEDLKTEYIAFLESFKSKALPPNPFAMVDYIDNDRNSLKTEINQISASNDSTASSTTEPVLSSQSIEELKALVTEHLSLSKRLGINPAVAIVLSKANIQDYIFDENLFKTKLATATIEYNNANRYYQELKNRSGYDDSALDISFDFVKDWAINKPYQSSSDIEAEVTSASSTACFTNPSGQNVSQTVLINGTDRINLDFEMACQESGTIPLLDLDGDGNDEIVISNLAAGSNNLRANVISLDGTVINSWDISSVNDQVDPEQFGINAVDINEDDQLDIVSYFYNEKADGIYLESRGFNPDGTPIEGSNDSILVETINHIDPPRPGPPDPVPEIPGFLPPPILEPSLDPSNPDPSNPGPIVVPIPRAKPGQPQAPKVKPGPRKISPVINNPTKEDKETIKDLLDDRKNNSGPSAAEAGTNQQIIKDILDVVDEDNNGVLEKANLLDSYLKTQVAKNSQDLRYDFNQDGVVDKLDSTIMRSIYAQYVDGIRGDFKLVK